From a single Streptomyces misionensis genomic region:
- a CDS encoding carbohydrate ABC transporter permease: MKRSLFGRIWPNATAVVLFVGFVFPVYWMFATAFKPTGDIITENPVWFPTHVTFGHFDKAVHADHFWTLVVNSVTVTLCSVVLSLVIALFASFALARMRFKGRRGFIITFMLAQMAPWEVMIIAIYMIVRDGDMLNSLVPLTVFYAMMVLPLTVLTLRGYIAAVPKELEESAMVDGCTRVQAFRKVIFPLLAPGLMATSLFGFITAWNEFPLVLILNKDIEKQTLPLWLSQFQTAFGDDWGATMAASSLFALPILILFIFLQRKAVSGLTDGAVKG, from the coding sequence GTGAAGCGCTCGCTCTTCGGCCGTATCTGGCCCAACGCGACCGCCGTCGTCCTCTTCGTCGGCTTCGTGTTCCCCGTCTACTGGATGTTCGCCACGGCCTTCAAGCCGACCGGCGACATCATCACCGAGAACCCGGTGTGGTTCCCCACCCACGTCACCTTCGGCCACTTCGACAAGGCGGTCCACGCGGACCACTTCTGGACGCTGGTCGTCAACTCCGTCACCGTGACGCTCTGTTCGGTGGTGCTGTCGCTCGTCATCGCCCTGTTCGCCTCGTTCGCGCTCGCCCGGATGCGGTTCAAGGGCCGGCGCGGGTTCATCATCACGTTCATGCTGGCGCAGATGGCCCCCTGGGAGGTCATGATCATCGCCATCTACATGATCGTGCGCGACGGCGACATGCTGAACAGCCTGGTGCCGCTCACCGTCTTCTACGCGATGATGGTGCTGCCCCTCACCGTCCTGACGCTGCGCGGCTACATCGCCGCCGTGCCGAAGGAGCTGGAGGAGTCGGCGATGGTCGACGGCTGCACCCGCGTCCAGGCCTTCCGCAAGGTGATCTTCCCGCTGCTCGCGCCCGGTCTGATGGCCACCTCGCTGTTCGGGTTCATCACCGCCTGGAACGAGTTCCCGCTGGTCCTGATCCTCAACAAGGACATCGAGAAGCAGACCCTGCCGCTGTGGCTGTCCCAGTTCCAGACCGCCTTCGGCGACGACTGGGGCGCCACCATGGCCGCGTCGTCCCTGTTCGCGCTGCCCATCCTGATCCTCTTCATCTTCCTGCAACGCAAGGCTGTCAGCGGTCTGACCGACGGCGCCGTGAAGGGATGA
- a CDS encoding glycoside hydrolase family 3 protein codes for MTTLATTGSGSGSAAGDTLTRDALAVLQPGFAGTTVPDWVRRRLGEGLASVALFGRNVVDEAQVTALTAQLRAERDDLLIAIDEESGDVTRLDVRTGSALPGNHALGAVDDPDLTRAVSRELGRRLAACGVNFDWAPSADVNANPDNPVIGVRSFGADTDLVARHTAAWVEGLQSTGVAACTKHFPGHGDTNVDSHHVVPRIDVDAETLFARELPPFRAAIAAGTRAIMSAHILVPALDPDRPGTLSPRVLTELLRGELGYQGLIVTDGIDMHAISGTYGMAHGVVLAIAAGADAICVGGGPSDEGTVLELRDALVAAVRSGELPEERLADAAARVRELASWTAAARGDAAKTEPAPEIGLTAARRAVRVTRSGPAAPVDAPVYVAQFNPEPNIAVGDQTPWGVADELRRLLPGSSAGSFTGADAGALALAAADGRRIVAVVRDEHRHDWMRTALDTLLAARPDTVVVEMGLPGAAPRGALHIATYGAARVCGVAAAEAVVAG; via the coding sequence ATGACCACACTCGCCACCACCGGGTCCGGCAGCGGCTCCGCCGCGGGCGACACCCTCACCCGGGACGCCCTCGCGGTGCTGCAACCGGGGTTCGCCGGCACCACCGTCCCCGACTGGGTGCGCCGCCGCCTGGGGGAGGGCCTCGCCTCCGTCGCCCTGTTCGGCCGCAACGTCGTCGACGAGGCCCAGGTCACCGCGCTGACCGCGCAGCTGCGCGCGGAGCGGGACGACCTGCTGATCGCCATCGACGAGGAGAGCGGTGACGTCACGCGCCTCGACGTGCGCACCGGCTCCGCCCTCCCCGGCAACCACGCCCTCGGCGCCGTCGACGACCCGGACCTGACCCGTGCCGTCTCCCGCGAGCTGGGCCGCCGCCTCGCCGCCTGCGGCGTCAACTTCGACTGGGCGCCCTCCGCCGACGTCAACGCCAACCCGGACAACCCCGTCATCGGTGTCCGCTCCTTCGGCGCCGACACCGACCTGGTCGCCCGGCACACCGCCGCCTGGGTCGAGGGGCTCCAGTCCACCGGCGTCGCCGCCTGCACCAAGCACTTCCCGGGTCACGGCGACACCAACGTCGACTCGCACCACGTCGTCCCCCGCATCGACGTCGACGCGGAGACCCTCTTCGCCCGCGAACTGCCCCCGTTCCGCGCGGCGATCGCCGCCGGCACCCGGGCGATCATGAGCGCGCACATCCTCGTCCCGGCCCTGGACCCGGACCGCCCCGGCACCCTCTCCCCGCGCGTGCTGACCGAGCTGCTGCGTGGCGAACTCGGCTACCAGGGGCTGATCGTCACCGACGGCATCGACATGCACGCGATCTCCGGCACCTACGGCATGGCGCACGGCGTCGTCCTCGCCATCGCGGCCGGCGCCGACGCCATCTGCGTGGGCGGCGGACCGTCCGACGAGGGCACCGTGCTCGAACTGCGGGACGCGCTGGTGGCCGCCGTACGCTCCGGCGAACTGCCCGAGGAGCGGCTCGCCGACGCGGCCGCCCGGGTGCGCGAGCTGGCGAGCTGGACCGCCGCCGCGCGCGGCGACGCGGCGAAGACGGAACCCGCGCCGGAGATCGGTCTGACCGCGGCCCGCCGCGCGGTGCGCGTGACCCGGTCCGGGCCGGCCGCGCCCGTCGACGCGCCCGTGTACGTGGCCCAGTTCAACCCCGAACCCAATATCGCCGTCGGCGACCAGACCCCCTGGGGCGTCGCCGACGAGCTGCGGCGGCTGCTGCCCGGCAGCAGTGCCGGCTCCTTCACCGGCGCGGACGCGGGCGCCCTCGCCCTCGCCGCCGCCGACGGCCGCCGGATCGTCGCCGTGGTCCGCGACGAACACCGCCACGACTGGATGCGCACCGCCCTCGACACCCTGCTCGCCGCCCGCCCCGACACCGTCGTCGTGGAGATGGGCCTGCCCGGCGCCGCCCCGCGCGGTGCCCTGCACATCGCCACCTACGGCGCCGCCCGCGTCTGCGGCGTCGCGGCCGCCGAGGCCGTCGTCGCGGGCTGA
- a CDS encoding phytanoyl-CoA dioxygenase family protein, with product MQTPAPYLHRAASHRPYFSADGETYLAPTPLRDIQKSLPLRVLSEDDLAFWQTYGYVVVREAITPGEAKQLLDFAWQFQGLDPDRPDTWYEEPEFRSELDQHLFIYGFVEAYHHQLIWNSRQTQRVHDAFVDVWDCEELWVTLDRLNLNPPNTRTRSRALIDPTDEGFDIELHWDVDTTLAVLPQRVQGIIALNDTRPELGGFQCAPELFRRFEEWRVAQPPGRDPIRPNADRAEFPVVRPDLQAGDLLIFNGLLAHGVAPNRSDNGVRAVQYLSMMPALEEHTALRDSRVHSWRTLATPDWNGTLLGDARLPEALRYGPAELTGLGRKLLGLDSWTSGDDAQ from the coding sequence ATGCAGACACCCGCCCCCTATCTCCACCGCGCGGCGTCCCACCGCCCCTACTTCAGCGCCGACGGCGAGACCTACCTCGCCCCGACCCCCCTGCGCGACATCCAGAAGTCCCTCCCGCTCAGGGTCCTTTCCGAAGACGACCTCGCCTTCTGGCAGACGTACGGCTACGTCGTCGTCCGCGAGGCCATCACCCCCGGCGAGGCCAAACAACTCCTGGACTTCGCCTGGCAGTTCCAGGGACTCGACCCCGACCGGCCGGACACCTGGTACGAGGAACCGGAGTTCCGCTCCGAACTCGACCAGCACCTGTTCATCTACGGCTTCGTCGAGGCGTACCACCACCAGCTCATCTGGAACAGCCGCCAGACCCAGCGGGTCCACGACGCCTTCGTGGACGTCTGGGACTGCGAGGAGCTGTGGGTCACCCTCGACCGCCTCAACCTCAACCCGCCCAACACGCGCACCCGTTCGCGCGCCCTGATCGACCCCACCGACGAGGGCTTCGACATCGAACTGCACTGGGACGTCGACACCACCCTCGCCGTGCTGCCCCAGCGCGTGCAGGGCATCATCGCCCTCAACGACACCCGCCCCGAACTCGGCGGCTTCCAGTGCGCCCCGGAACTCTTCCGGCGCTTCGAGGAATGGCGCGTCGCCCAGCCACCGGGCCGCGACCCCATCCGACCGAACGCCGACCGTGCCGAGTTCCCCGTGGTCCGCCCCGACCTCCAGGCCGGCGACCTGCTGATCTTCAACGGCCTGCTCGCGCACGGCGTCGCCCCGAACCGCTCTGACAACGGTGTCCGGGCCGTGCAGTACCTGTCGATGATGCCCGCCCTGGAGGAGCACACCGCCCTGCGCGACTCCCGCGTGCACTCCTGGCGCACCCTCGCCACCCCCGACTGGAACGGCACCCTGCTCGGTGACGCCCGCCTACCGGAGGCCCTGCGCTACGGGCCCGCCGAACTGACCGGGCTCGGGCGCAAGCTGCTCGGCCTCGACTCCTGGACCAGCGGGGACGACGCACAGTGA
- a CDS encoding DUF6271 family protein: MNRICLCLPTNRACPTTITALHAEADYAARHFGADVQLLILDSADERTRADHLNTIAALPERPRVTVHHLDETEQRARLGELIEKAGLPSRLLPLMLPPTVSYGACTNRAFLFAAALGCDSVHRRDSDSTYQLHAGQPVFPVHHELPWLGRPAAEATAAGLRTDLDPAHAHHPVSMAGASFIGELSVDIGEIRNLDPAVYHDVVSLWAPGDWPEERTRDLVAESFTGAGTAPFTGDRSTLTLVDPMRVDMCNIAFDRAVYERVPLPPATDTIGSDYFLIHLVHDATLPGILHNRHIENFHTPERRTPAGFLAYQRRFVKFLLSMRYFHHVYDRMAGAGTALLDDLGHVRPETVTAFLRESTALDRTENIWRLDRLDTAYRKLGGRYAEFADLVAGERETLLDEARSDIEDYARLIESWPALIEAART; the protein is encoded by the coding sequence GTGAACCGGATCTGCCTCTGCCTGCCCACCAACCGGGCCTGCCCCACGACGATCACCGCCCTGCACGCCGAAGCCGACTACGCCGCCCGGCACTTCGGCGCCGACGTCCAGCTGCTGATCCTCGACTCCGCCGACGAGCGCACCCGGGCCGACCACCTGAACACGATCGCCGCACTGCCCGAGCGGCCGCGCGTCACGGTCCACCACCTGGACGAGACCGAGCAGCGCGCCCGGCTCGGCGAGCTGATCGAGAAGGCGGGCCTGCCCTCCCGCCTGCTGCCCCTGATGCTCCCGCCCACCGTCTCCTACGGCGCCTGCACCAACCGCGCCTTCCTGTTCGCGGCCGCCCTCGGCTGCGACTCCGTGCACCGCAGGGACTCCGACAGCACCTACCAACTCCACGCCGGACAACCGGTGTTCCCCGTCCACCACGAGCTGCCCTGGCTGGGCCGCCCCGCCGCCGAGGCCACGGCCGCCGGCCTGCGCACCGACCTCGACCCGGCCCACGCCCACCACCCGGTGTCCATGGCCGGCGCCTCCTTCATCGGCGAACTCTCCGTCGACATCGGCGAGATACGGAACCTGGACCCGGCCGTCTACCACGACGTGGTCAGCCTCTGGGCCCCCGGCGACTGGCCGGAGGAGCGCACCCGGGACCTGGTGGCCGAGTCCTTCACGGGCGCGGGCACCGCCCCCTTCACCGGCGATCGTTCGACCCTCACCCTGGTCGACCCGATGCGGGTGGACATGTGCAACATCGCCTTCGACCGGGCGGTCTACGAACGGGTCCCGCTGCCACCGGCCACCGACACCATCGGCAGCGACTACTTCCTCATCCACCTCGTCCACGACGCGACCCTGCCCGGCATCCTGCACAACCGCCACATCGAGAACTTCCACACCCCCGAACGCCGCACCCCCGCCGGCTTCCTCGCCTACCAGCGCCGCTTCGTGAAGTTCCTGCTGTCGATGCGCTACTTCCACCACGTCTACGACCGCATGGCCGGCGCGGGCACCGCCCTCCTGGACGACCTCGGACACGTGCGGCCCGAGACGGTCACGGCCTTCCTCCGCGAGAGCACCGCCCTGGACCGCACCGAGAACATCTGGCGCCTGGACCGGCTGGACACGGCCTACCGCAAACTGGGCGGCAGATACGCCGAGTTCGCCGACCTGGTGGCGGGGGAGCGCGAGACCCTGCTGGACGAGGCACGGTCGGACATCGAGGACTACGCCCGGCTGATCGAGTCCTGGCCCGCGCTGATCGAGGCGGCCCGCACATGA
- a CDS encoding type III PLP-dependent enzyme, producing MSAPQGHGAGPGARPQARDRERPPRTRAGALTAALSAADTDRIVYDLTGIERQYDLLLAELPGTLVRFALKACPVDEVLTCLADRGAGFDAASPAEIAQALRTGVGPDRVHYGNTVKSDQDIREAHRLGVRTYATDSVEDVTAIARHAPGARVFCRLATSGQGALWGLNRKFGCAPEDAVRVLETARAAGLTPAGLSVHVGSQQMTAEGWQAAFDLLADTLTALAGRGIAPDHVNLGGGLPALGYRDRQGNPLDPPLDKILTVLREGMERLRALAPVDFVMEPGRHLVADHGAVRAHVARLTRRRQPDGEDAHWLYLSCGKFNGLYEMDQLTHEMVFPGQPATADTVPAIVAGPTCDSDDAYGEGRHPVRVPVTVTSGDPVWILSAGAYATSYTTRGFNGFGPLPCSCVRTHHRPDDERP from the coding sequence ATGAGCGCACCGCAGGGGCACGGCGCCGGGCCCGGCGCGCGGCCGCAGGCCCGGGACCGCGAGCGCCCGCCGCGCACCCGGGCGGGCGCGCTCACCGCGGCCCTGTCCGCCGCCGACACCGACCGCATCGTCTACGACCTCACCGGCATCGAGCGCCAGTACGACTTACTGCTGGCCGAGCTGCCCGGCACCCTGGTCCGCTTCGCCCTCAAGGCCTGCCCGGTGGACGAGGTCCTCACCTGCCTCGCCGACCGCGGCGCGGGATTCGACGCCGCGAGCCCCGCCGAGATCGCCCAGGCCCTGCGCACCGGCGTCGGCCCCGACCGCGTCCACTACGGCAACACGGTCAAGTCCGACCAGGACATCCGCGAGGCCCACCGGCTGGGCGTGCGCACCTACGCCACCGACAGCGTCGAGGACGTCACGGCCATCGCCCGGCACGCCCCCGGCGCCCGGGTGTTCTGCCGCCTCGCCACCAGCGGGCAGGGCGCGCTGTGGGGCCTGAACCGCAAGTTCGGCTGCGCCCCCGAGGACGCCGTAAGGGTGCTGGAGACCGCCCGCGCGGCGGGCCTGACCCCGGCCGGGCTCTCCGTCCACGTCGGCTCCCAGCAGATGACCGCCGAGGGCTGGCAGGCGGCCTTCGACCTGCTCGCCGACACCCTGACCGCGCTGGCCGGGCGGGGGATCGCACCCGACCACGTCAATCTCGGCGGCGGCCTGCCCGCGCTCGGCTACCGGGACCGGCAGGGCAACCCCCTCGACCCGCCCCTCGACAAGATCCTCACCGTGCTCCGCGAGGGCATGGAGCGCCTGCGCGCCCTCGCCCCCGTCGACTTCGTCATGGAACCCGGCCGCCACCTGGTCGCCGACCACGGCGCCGTCCGCGCCCATGTCGCCCGCCTCACCCGCCGCCGGCAACCGGACGGCGAGGACGCGCACTGGCTGTACCTCAGCTGCGGCAAGTTCAACGGCCTCTACGAGATGGACCAGCTGACCCACGAGATGGTCTTCCCCGGCCAGCCCGCCACGGCGGACACGGTGCCCGCGATCGTCGCCGGTCCGACGTGCGACAGCGACGACGCGTACGGGGAGGGCCGCCACCCGGTGCGCGTTCCCGTGACGGTCACCTCCGGCGACCCGGTGTGGATCCTCTCCGCCGGCGCCTACGCCACCAGCTACACCACCCGGGGCTTCAACGGCTTCGGTCCACTGCCCTGCTCCTGCGTCCGCACGCACCACCGTCCAGACGACGAACGGCCTTGA
- a CDS encoding GNAT family N-acetyltransferase, translated as MEHRIHIREISARDWPRLAALEHEAYAHLLLAEGEELLRSRAASSPATCFALDADGRLAGYALALPYPHLDCPDPTRPEHAVHRATTNLHLHDLVISAPLRRRGLGSRLARHVTGVAAALGFETVSLVAVDGKETFWRGNGYEPHHEARVPAAYGRDALYMSAATTALLPRETVRTR; from the coding sequence ATGGAACACCGCATCCACATCCGGGAGATCTCGGCCCGCGACTGGCCCCGCCTCGCGGCCCTGGAACACGAGGCCTACGCGCACCTCTTGCTCGCCGAGGGCGAGGAACTGCTGCGCTCCCGGGCCGCCTCCTCACCCGCCACCTGCTTCGCCCTCGACGCGGACGGCCGCCTCGCGGGCTACGCCCTGGCCCTGCCCTACCCCCACCTCGACTGCCCGGACCCCACCCGCCCGGAACACGCGGTCCACCGCGCCACCACCAACCTCCACCTGCACGACCTCGTGATCAGCGCGCCCCTGCGCCGCAGGGGTCTCGGCAGCCGCCTGGCCCGCCATGTGACCGGCGTGGCCGCCGCGTTGGGCTTCGAGACCGTCTCGCTGGTCGCGGTCGACGGCAAGGAGACGTTCTGGCGCGGCAACGGCTACGAACCCCACCACGAGGCCCGCGTCCCGGCGGCCTACGGCAGGGACGCGCTCTACATGTCCGCGGCCACGACCGCACTCCTGCCCCGCGAGACGGTGAGGACCCGCTGA
- a CDS encoding MFS transporter: MPSFPRAKWSIAALFCFLGFQYGTWVSRLPALKTRLDLGAGEVGLLLMACGAGAAAAFPLVAVLMRRLGSRRLALWSALALVAVLAALSVVPDYPLALLAVCADGVAVGCLNVAMNAQGAALETAYGRTAMSQLHATFSAGLLGASLLTSGVTSLTQSVPVHFAAAGALLLLLPATARRALLPDTSPPPATTGKQPRRRRLPSWTTLLMGCAMTFGTITEGAMNDWSTLYLKDSVKASSTVAPLGIAVVSATMLLARACADRWRDRWGDGPVVRAGSALAAVGLALALSAGGVVPTLLGFACVGLGAAAITPCVYVAAAEHGSDALSLVAAMGTTGLLAGPALIGFVAGAGGLTLGMAVVAASALAVTLTATWIPWRERAARRAGQPVATA; encoded by the coding sequence ATGCCCTCCTTCCCGCGGGCCAAGTGGTCGATCGCGGCACTGTTCTGCTTCCTCGGCTTCCAGTACGGCACCTGGGTCTCCCGCCTCCCCGCGCTGAAGACCCGCCTGGACCTGGGAGCCGGGGAAGTGGGCCTCCTCCTGATGGCCTGCGGCGCGGGCGCCGCGGCCGCGTTCCCCCTGGTCGCGGTCCTGATGCGGCGCCTGGGCTCGCGCCGTCTGGCCCTGTGGTCGGCGCTGGCCCTGGTCGCCGTACTGGCGGCCCTGTCGGTGGTCCCCGACTACCCCCTCGCGCTCCTCGCGGTCTGCGCGGACGGCGTGGCCGTCGGCTGCCTCAACGTCGCCATGAACGCCCAGGGCGCGGCCCTGGAGACGGCGTACGGCCGGACGGCGATGTCCCAGCTGCACGCCACGTTCAGCGCGGGCCTGCTCGGGGCGTCCCTCCTCACCTCGGGGGTCACCTCCCTGACGCAGTCGGTCCCGGTCCACTTCGCGGCGGCCGGAGCGCTCCTGCTCCTCCTGCCGGCGACCGCCCGCCGGGCCCTGCTGCCCGACACCTCCCCACCGCCCGCCACCACCGGGAAACAGCCGAGACGCCGCAGGCTGCCCTCCTGGACCACCCTCCTGATGGGCTGCGCCATGACGTTCGGCACCATCACGGAGGGGGCGATGAACGACTGGTCGACCCTCTACCTCAAGGACTCGGTCAAGGCGTCGTCCACGGTGGCCCCGCTGGGCATCGCGGTCGTCTCCGCGACGATGCTCCTGGCCCGGGCGTGCGCGGACCGCTGGCGCGACCGCTGGGGCGACGGCCCGGTGGTGCGGGCCGGCAGCGCGCTGGCCGCCGTGGGTCTGGCCTTGGCCCTGTCGGCCGGCGGGGTGGTCCCGACCCTCCTCGGCTTCGCCTGCGTGGGCCTGGGCGCGGCCGCCATCACCCCGTGCGTCTACGTCGCCGCCGCCGAACACGGCTCCGACGCGCTGTCGTTGGTCGCCGCCATGGGCACCACGGGCCTGCTGGCGGGCCCCGCCCTGATCGGCTTCGTGGCGGGCGCGGGCGGTCTCACCCTGGGCATGGCGGTGGTCGCGGCCTCGGCCCTGGCGGTCACCCTGACCGCGACCTGGATCCCCTGGCGCGAGCGCGCCGCCCGGCGGGCCGGGCAACCGGTGGCCACCGCATAA
- a CDS encoding phosphotransferase, protein MATEDEPPRSLPWHRLAAAARSALGGGRRLEAARRLAGGSKKGVYRLRMDDATTAIAYVWDDSENYWPATAGDDDLADPFAPGTGPDLFAAAHTRLTALGVRVPALRLLDRTGSGLAIVEDLGGRTLEALLADAPQAAARAMAGLRDALSAMHAHRAPGYGKVALVDGGGRAHGTSCEQVVLARALQDLAEGAVREPRLAAARTRLTDHLLALATEVRPRTRHTVVHGELGPDHVLVDETGTPALIDIEGTLYFDREWEHAYLRIRLGDSYDPLFDPGLDAPRLALYTLAHHLSLTAGPLRLLDGDFPHRAVMRAIAEHNLRKALHHERMTTFH, encoded by the coding sequence GTGGCGACGGAGGACGAGCCCCCCAGATCGCTGCCCTGGCACCGGCTGGCCGCCGCGGCGCGCTCCGCGCTCGGCGGCGGCCGCCGGCTGGAAGCGGCACGGCGGCTGGCGGGCGGCAGCAAGAAGGGCGTCTACCGCCTGCGGATGGACGACGCGACGACGGCGATCGCCTACGTCTGGGACGACAGTGAGAACTACTGGCCCGCGACGGCCGGCGACGACGACCTTGCGGACCCCTTCGCACCGGGCACCGGCCCGGACCTCTTCGCGGCCGCCCACACCCGGCTGACCGCCCTGGGCGTCCGCGTCCCGGCGCTCCGCCTCCTCGACCGGACCGGCTCGGGCCTGGCGATCGTCGAGGACCTCGGTGGCCGGACCCTGGAGGCGCTGCTCGCCGACGCCCCCCAGGCGGCCGCCCGGGCCATGGCCGGACTGCGCGACGCCCTGTCGGCGATGCACGCCCACCGGGCCCCCGGCTACGGCAAGGTGGCCCTGGTCGACGGCGGGGGCCGCGCGCACGGCACGAGCTGCGAGCAGGTCGTCCTGGCCCGGGCCCTTCAGGACCTGGCCGAGGGCGCCGTACGCGAGCCCCGTCTCGCGGCGGCCAGGACCCGCCTGACGGACCACCTGCTCGCCCTGGCCACCGAGGTGCGCCCCCGTACGCGTCACACGGTGGTCCACGGTGAACTGGGCCCGGACCACGTCCTGGTGGACGAGACGGGCACCCCCGCCCTGATCGACATCGAGGGCACCCTGTACTTCGACCGGGAGTGGGAACACGCCTACCTCCGCATCCGGCTGGGCGACTCCTACGACCCCCTCTTCGACCCCGGTCTGGACGCCCCCAGGCTCGCCCTCTACACCCTGGCCCACCACCTCTCCCTCACCGCGGGACCGCTGCGCCTGCTGGACGGCGACTTCCCCCACCGCGCGGTGATGCGGGCGATCGCGGAGCACAACCTGAGGAAGGCCCTGCATCACGAACGCATGACGACTTTTCATTGA
- a CDS encoding amidase, which yields MRVSEYVSYDAVGLAELVAGREVTPAELEAAAREAAAAVGPRINAVVETWPADDDPRPGSAPLAGVPFLIKDIGVTMAGRRTELGSRLAAGLVAPADSFLMARLRRAGLVTIGRTATPELAYDITTEPVLYGATRNPWDPTRSAGGSSGGAGAAVAGGVVPIAHATDAAGSLRIPAACNGLFGLKPTRGRVSMGPDADEVFSGLAVQGAVSRTVRDSAALLDAISGPEPGDPYVVRQPSRPYAQEVTRHPGRLRIGVLAQAWGGRRTTAPVADALSRTARLLESLGHHVAPVTVELGVDWEEFVLANARLMTVNLAATVDGLAAALGRPVDSSTLEPVSLAGHRYGQRVSGPLFAAALAIRNRVARSLACFFEGHDILLTPTLPELPAPLGAQAEGAQALDGLGWIARVLDRAPFTMAFNVAGTPAMSVPVTADPGTGLPIGMQFAAGHGLEGRLFRLAGQLERAAPWSGRTPAVWAGRHRGQAASGTSAPGATPG from the coding sequence GTGAGAGTGAGCGAGTACGTGAGCTACGACGCGGTCGGGCTCGCGGAGCTGGTGGCCGGGCGCGAGGTGACCCCCGCCGAACTGGAAGCGGCCGCACGCGAGGCCGCGGCGGCGGTCGGCCCGCGGATCAACGCCGTCGTGGAGACGTGGCCGGCCGACGACGATCCGCGGCCCGGCAGCGCACCGCTGGCCGGGGTGCCGTTCCTGATCAAGGACATCGGGGTCACCATGGCCGGCCGGCGGACGGAGCTGGGCAGCCGGCTGGCGGCCGGTCTTGTCGCCCCAGCCGACTCCTTCCTGATGGCGCGCCTGCGCCGGGCCGGCCTCGTGACCATCGGGCGCACCGCGACGCCGGAGCTGGCCTACGACATCACGACGGAACCGGTGCTGTACGGCGCGACCCGCAACCCGTGGGATCCGACGCGCAGCGCGGGCGGTTCCAGCGGGGGCGCGGGCGCGGCCGTCGCCGGCGGGGTGGTCCCGATCGCGCACGCCACCGACGCCGCCGGCTCGCTGCGCATCCCCGCCGCCTGCAACGGGCTCTTCGGGCTGAAGCCCACCCGCGGCCGGGTCTCCATGGGGCCCGACGCCGACGAGGTCTTCAGCGGCCTGGCCGTGCAGGGCGCGGTCAGCCGCACCGTGCGCGACAGCGCGGCCCTGCTCGACGCGATCAGCGGCCCGGAGCCCGGCGATCCCTACGTCGTCCGGCAGCCGTCACGCCCGTACGCGCAGGAGGTCACCCGCCACCCGGGCCGGCTGCGCATCGGTGTGCTCGCCCAGGCCTGGGGCGGTCGCCGCACCACGGCGCCCGTGGCCGACGCGCTGTCCCGCACCGCCCGGCTGCTCGAATCCCTCGGCCACCACGTGGCGCCGGTCACGGTCGAACTCGGCGTGGACTGGGAGGAGTTCGTGCTGGCCAACGCCCGGCTGATGACGGTGAACCTGGCGGCCACGGTGGACGGGCTGGCCGCCGCCCTCGGCCGGCCCGTCGACTCCTCGACCCTGGAGCCGGTGAGCCTGGCCGGCCACCGCTACGGGCAGCGGGTCAGCGGCCCCCTGTTCGCCGCCGCCCTCGCGATCCGCAACCGGGTCGCGCGGAGCCTGGCGTGTTTCTTCGAGGGCCACGACATCCTGCTCACCCCGACCCTGCCGGAGCTTCCGGCGCCGCTGGGCGCCCAGGCCGAGGGCGCGCAGGCGCTGGACGGCCTCGGGTGGATCGCCCGCGTCCTCGACCGCGCGCCGTTCACCATGGCGTTCAACGTGGCGGGCACGCCCGCGATGTCCGTGCCGGTGACGGCCGACCCCGGTACGGGGCTTCCGATCGGCATGCAGTTCGCGGCCGGTCACGGGCTGGAGGGCCGGCTCTTCCGCCTCGCCGGACAGCTCGAACGGGCCGCGCCGTGGTCGGGCAGGACCCCGGCGGTGTGGGCGGGACGGCACCGGGGTCAGGCCGCGAGCGGCACCTCGGCGCCCGGGGCGACGCCCGGGTAG
- a CDS encoding TetR/AcrR family transcriptional regulator codes for MASTTSRPGRVAKLPPRERILDAAEELFQSEGIRRVGVQAIAEKAETTKMAIYRHFETKDALVAEWLRIVAADYQAAFDRAEAEHPGQPREQILALARFIADGLPAISHRGCPFINSIAELPDRDHPARQVIERHKARQTRRLVGMCAEAGLPDPEQAAAEITFVLEGAQVSAQNGSIDRAGERLMRIVEAMVTRPGSPLDAPAPPTA; via the coding sequence ATGGCTTCGACCACCAGCAGGCCGGGCAGGGTGGCGAAACTGCCGCCCCGTGAACGCATCCTCGACGCGGCGGAAGAGCTCTTCCAGAGCGAGGGGATCCGGCGGGTCGGCGTCCAGGCGATCGCCGAGAAGGCCGAGACCACCAAGATGGCGATCTACCGGCACTTCGAGACCAAGGACGCGCTGGTCGCGGAGTGGCTGCGGATCGTCGCCGCCGACTACCAGGCGGCCTTCGACCGGGCCGAGGCCGAACACCCCGGGCAGCCCCGGGAGCAGATCCTGGCCCTGGCCCGCTTCATCGCCGACGGACTGCCCGCGATCTCACACCGGGGCTGCCCGTTCATCAACTCCATCGCCGAACTGCCCGACCGCGACCACCCCGCACGGCAGGTCATCGAGCGGCACAAGGCCCGTCAGACCCGCAGGCTGGTCGGCATGTGCGCGGAGGCCGGGCTGCCCGACCCCGAGCAGGCCGCGGCCGAGATCACTTTCGTCCTCGAAGGCGCGCAGGTCAGCGCGCAGAACGGAAGCATCGACCGGGCGGGGGAGCGGCTGATGAGGATCGTCGAGGCGATGGTGACCCGGCCCGGCTCCCCGCTCGACGCGCCCGCGCCGCCCACCGCCTGA